The DNA sequence GGTGTAGAACTTGTTCTTGAACATCGAGAAGTAGACTTCCTTGAAGCGCGTGCCCGTGTGGTCGCCCCACGTGCCGCGCAACATCGCCGGCCAGGGATGCGTGATGACGAGGTGTCCCTGCTCGCCCGGCTCGCACTGAGTGCCGTCGTCCCTGAGCACCTGAGTCTGGATGCCGAAGAACGGTCGACCGGCTGAGGCCGGCTTGAGCGGCGTGCAGCCGGGGAGCGGCGTGATCATGTGGCCGCCGGTCTCGGTCTGCCACCACGTATCGACGATCGGGATGCGCTCCTTGCCGACGTTCTTGTAGTACCACTTCCAGCTGTTCGGGTCGATGGGTTCACCGACCGTGCCGATTACGCGCAAGCTCTCCATAGGGTGCTTCGCGGGCCATTCCTCGCCCATCCCGACGAGGCTGCGGATGACGGTCGGCGCCGTGTAGAGCGTGGTGGGCTTGATCTTGTCGATCACCGCCCAGTAACGATCCGGCTCGGGGTACGTGGGGACGCTCTCGAAGACCACTGAGGTGACTCCGTTGGCGAGTGGGCCGTAGACGATGTAGCTGTGGCCCGTTACCCAGCCGACGTCGGCGGCGCAGAAGTGGACGTCGTCGTCGTGGAGATTAAACGTGTACTTGGACGTGTCGTGCACGTAGAGGAGGTAGCCGGCAGTTGTGTGCAGCACGCCTTTGGGCCGTCCGGTTGAGCCGGAGGTGTAGAGGATGAAGAGCGGGTGTTCCGACTCGCAGGGCACGCATGGACAGTCGGTGGTGATGTCGGGCGCGCTCATCTCGTCTTCGTACCAGACGTCCCGGCCTTCGGTCCACGGCACATCGCCGTCGCCGCGCTTGATCACGATGACCTTCTCCACCGTCGACTCGCCGCTGATGGAGTCGTCGGCGTTGGTCTTCGACGCCATAGTGCGGCCGCCGCGGTAGCCCTTGTCGGCGCAGATGAGGACCTTGGCCTCACAGTCGTCGATGCGGGCACGCAGTGAATCGGCGCTGAAGCCGCCGAAGACGACCATGTGCACGGCGCCGATGCGTGCGCACGCGAGCAGCACGATCGGGACCTCCTTGATCATCGGGAGGTAGACGGCGACGCGATCGCCCTTCTTGACGCCGTGCTTCTTGAGTACGTTGGCGAACTTGCTGACCTCGTCCAGGAGTTCCTGGTACGTGTAGCTGTAATTGTCGCCTTGGTCGCTCTCGAAGATGATCGCCTTCTTGTCGCCCTTGCCGGCTTCAACGTGACGATCAAGACAGTTGTAGGTGACGTTGAGCTCGCCGCCCTCGAACCACTTGATGACCGGCGTGGGGTCCCAGCTCCACTCGAGAACCGTGTCCCACTTCTTGTACCAGGTAAGTGCCTCCTCGGCGCGCTCGGCCCAGTAGCCTTCTGGATCCTCGACGGAACGCTTGTAGGCGGCCTCGTACTCTTCCATGGTCTTGAAGTACGCGTTGCTCGATGACTCGGCCGATGGGTGGAAGACCTCTTGCTCGTCTGTCACCTGGTTACCTCCCCCTCTTCGTCGTTCTTCGCTGTGCAGAGCGTTGCGCCGCGTTGACGGCGTTTGTTCTACCCGCGTCTCGCGTCACAGGCAACGCCAGCGGCCGCAAAAATGTGGGCAACATTACCATTCGAAGGTGGGGCGCGCAATGATCTGCGCGCCCCGAAGCCGAATGTTTATCCTGCATATGGTAGAAAAGACGGCCGCCGATGCGAGCGTTGCATCGGCAGGCGGCAGGGTTGCGTCGGTGGGCGGTCTCGGCTCCCGGTGGACGGCGCATCAGTGCTGGCGATCGGCAGAGAGAGTGGTGGTGGGCGATGTTGGGGTCGAACCAACGACCTCCCGCGTGTGAGGCGGGCGCTCTCCCACTGAGCTAATCGCCCAAGCATGCCACCGCGGCAGCCGCGGCAGGAGGCAGAGAATACCACAGGCCGAGGTCGGCGCGGAAGCGCGCGCGC is a window from the Thermoleophilia bacterium genome containing:
- the acs gene encoding acetate--CoA ligase, which translates into the protein MTDEQEVFHPSAESSSNAYFKTMEEYEAAYKRSVEDPEGYWAERAEEALTWYKKWDTVLEWSWDPTPVIKWFEGGELNVTYNCLDRHVEAGKGDKKAIIFESDQGDNYSYTYQELLDEVSKFANVLKKHGVKKGDRVAVYLPMIKEVPIVLLACARIGAVHMVVFGGFSADSLRARIDDCEAKVLICADKGYRGGRTMASKTNADDSISGESTVEKVIVIKRGDGDVPWTEGRDVWYEDEMSAPDITTDCPCVPCESEHPLFILYTSGSTGRPKGVLHTTAGYLLYVHDTSKYTFNLHDDDVHFCAADVGWVTGHSYIVYGPLANGVTSVVFESVPTYPEPDRYWAVIDKIKPTTLYTAPTVIRSLVGMGEEWPAKHPMESLRVIGTVGEPIDPNSWKWYYKNVGKERIPIVDTWWQTETGGHMITPLPGCTPLKPASAGRPFFGIQTQVLRDDGTQCEPGEQGHLVITHPWPAMLRGTWGDHTGTRFKEVYFSMFKNKFYTGDGCVIDADGDHWLKGRVDDVLNVSGHRIGTAEVESALVSHPDVAEAAVVGYPHDIKGTGIYAYVTLNAGVEPSEQLENELNLQVRKVLGAIAKPDKLQFAPGLPKTRSGKIMRRILRKIAEGELDALGDTTTLADPAVVENLKENRK